In Papaver somniferum cultivar HN1 chromosome 1, ASM357369v1, whole genome shotgun sequence, a genomic segment contains:
- the LOC113280559 gene encoding histone H2A.1-like, with the protein MEGGKVGKGGRKGGDRKKAVTKSVKAGLQFPVGRITRFLKKGRYAQRVGSGAPVYLAAVLEYLAAEVLELAGNAARDNKKSRIIPRHVLLAVRNDEELGKLLAGVTIASGGVLPNINSVLLPKKGLEKESTPKSPAGKSPRKAAA; encoded by the exons ATGGAAGGAGGAAAGGTTGGAAAGGGAGGAAGGAAAGGTGGTGATAGAAAGAAAGCAGTAACAAAATCAGTCAAAGCTGGATTACAATTCCCAGTTGGTAGAATCACTCGTTTCTTGAAGAAAGGTCGTTATGCTCAACGTGTTGGTTCCGGTGCTCCTGTTTATCTCGCCGCCGTTCTTGAATATCTAGCTGCCGAG gttttggaattggctggaaatgctGCTAGGGATAACAAGAAATCAAGGATTATACCAAGGCATGTACTTTTAGCAGTAAGGAACGACGAAGAATTAGGAAAGTTACTCGCCGGTGTTACTATTGCTAGCGGTGGAGTTCTCCCAAATATCAACTCTGTTTTGTTACCAAAGAAGGGTCTTGAGAAGGAATCTACACCTAAATCTCCTGCTGGAAAATCTCCAAGGAAAGCTGCTGCCTAA